One stretch of Pseudoramibacter sp. DNA includes these proteins:
- a CDS encoding shikimate kinase — MATPQNIALIGYMGVGKSTVGRALSHKLHCGFFDTDDIIVQETGKSIEKIFDKDGEAYFRKKETEVLKEILKAPAENGRVIACGGGLPLSKENQKLLKDSCFTVELICSDEVLAERIEADDTVRPLLEKISSHEELLKEISKMKMTRRFYYESAADIKVETDILDMDDVIDSIMLFGEMWQNRRDRM, encoded by the coding sequence ATGGCGACACCTCAAAACATTGCATTAATCGGTTATATGGGCGTCGGGAAATCGACAGTTGGCCGGGCTTTATCCCACAAACTCCACTGCGGTTTTTTCGATACTGACGACATCATTGTTCAGGAAACGGGAAAATCCATTGAAAAAATTTTCGACAAAGACGGCGAAGCTTATTTCCGAAAGAAAGAAACAGAAGTGTTAAAAGAAATCCTAAAAGCACCAGCTGAAAACGGCCGCGTCATCGCGTGCGGCGGCGGTCTCCCTCTTTCCAAGGAAAACCAGAAACTATTAAAAGACAGCTGCTTTACCGTCGAATTGATCTGCAGTGATGAAGTTCTGGCGGAACGCATCGAAGCCGATGACACGGTGCGGCCGCTCTTGGAAAAAATCTCTTCCCACGAAGAACTGCTCAAGGAAATTTCGAAGATGAAAATGACTCGCCGCTTCTATTACGAATCAGCCGCCGACATTAAAGTTGAAACAGATATTCTGGACATGGACGACGTCATCGATTCGATCATGCTCTTCGGCGAAATGTGGCAGAACCGCCGGGACCGCATGTGA
- a CDS encoding PaaI family thioesterase, whose translation MEKQQENLKKILAIRERENVFANEMGIRTKKIEDGYAQTELAVEPRHLNLNHSVHGGCLYTLADNAGGACASSCGYRVSTLSGDLQFMRPAINCKKLTATAKTRKAGKRIIVVGISIRDENQREIACGLFDYAKMKIAY comes from the coding sequence ATGGAAAAGCAACAAGAAAATTTGAAAAAAATCTTGGCAATCCGGGAACGGGAAAATGTCTTTGCCAATGAAATGGGGATTCGGACAAAAAAAATCGAGGACGGGTACGCCCAGACCGAACTGGCCGTCGAACCGCGGCATCTGAATTTAAACCATTCTGTTCATGGCGGTTGTCTGTACACGCTGGCCGACAATGCCGGCGGCGCCTGCGCGTCGTCATGCGGCTACCGCGTCTCGACTTTAAGCGGCGATCTGCAGTTTATGCGGCCGGCTATCAACTGCAAAAAGCTGACGGCGACGGCCAAAACCAGAAAGGCAGGCAAGCGCATCATCGTGGTAGGCATTTCGATTCGAGATGAAAATCAAAGGGAAATTGCCTGCGGTTTGTTTGATTACGCCAAAATGAAAATCGCATATTGA
- a CDS encoding macro domain-containing protein encodes MKNPIGRIVVRRGSVAELAVPCIVDPTDPDLSGQGLTDQAIRKAGGKDFVEACQKIGHLETGEAVMTDGFHSDADHIILTCGPKYTGETQDMRDLAACYLNILELVKAHDLHQGVIPAISCGGGEFPIEKAAPLAIETIRSWINSHPDYPIIVFVIGIIPVVYEAYWQYLMDHPY; translated from the coding sequence ATGAAAAACCCAATTGGCAGAATCGTCGTGCGCCGGGGAAGCGTGGCAGAATTGGCGGTCCCGTGCATTGTGGACCCCACAGATCCGGACCTTTCCGGCCAGGGCCTGACGGATCAGGCGATCCGGAAAGCAGGCGGGAAGGATTTTGTCGAAGCGTGTCAGAAAATCGGTCACCTCGAAACAGGGGAAGCGGTGATGACAGATGGTTTTCACAGCGATGCCGATCACATTATTCTGACATGCGGGCCGAAATACACGGGAGAAACTCAGGATATGCGGGATCTGGCCGCATGTTACTTAAATATCCTTGAACTGGTCAAAGCGCATGACCTTCATCAGGGGGTCATTCCGGCGATCAGCTGCGGCGGCGGGGAATTTCCCATTGAAAAAGCCGCGCCTTTGGCCATTGAAACCATTCGAAGCTGGATCAACAGCCATCCGGATTATCCGATTATTGTTTTTGTCATCGGCATTATTCCGGTCGTGTACGAAGCGTACTGGCAGTATTTGATGGATCATCCGTATTAA
- a CDS encoding ClC family H(+)/Cl(-) exchange transporter, whose protein sequence is MPSGRTKPKLIKRKYKRKTVFKSTVGGLLVGLVSGGVAIVYRFSSNEFQKFHHFFLRYATNVWMMLLYFGIFVLMALAVRKIITWEPFVAGSGISEVRGEVQGYFKMNWVKVLIGKFAGCLLAMAGGLSLGREGPSVQMGAMAGKGLAKLSHRGEKAERYLITCGASAGLSAAFNCPLTGVMFALETFSTTYSVNLLFTAMVASVTADFVSKICFGMSPVFSVPLFKFLPLTSVGFVILLGVFCGITGKFFNWSMQMTRKFYQKLPLPNNMEPLIPFLTAGILGFVLPDVLGDGDVILSQLVKGQFTLTMIALLLAVKFGFSMLCFTSKTPGGSLAPMMVLGAFVGGLYGHLAVGALGLRATYLNNFIILAMAGYFAAIVRTPLTAVALACELTGSFSHLFYFGIVVTVAELVSTLMKTEPMYESGLNQLIQTRNITQSEMTLKEA, encoded by the coding sequence ATGCCTTCAGGAAGAACCAAACCGAAACTGATCAAAAGAAAATACAAGCGGAAAACTGTCTTCAAGAGTACTGTGGGCGGCCTTCTCGTCGGTCTGGTCTCCGGAGGCGTTGCGATCGTTTACCGTTTTTCGAGCAATGAATTTCAGAAATTTCATCACTTTTTTCTGAGATACGCCACCAATGTGTGGATGATGCTTTTGTATTTTGGAATCTTTGTTTTAATGGCTTTGGCCGTGCGCAAGATCATCACCTGGGAGCCCTTTGTGGCAGGGTCCGGTATTTCTGAAGTGCGCGGAGAAGTGCAGGGCTACTTTAAAATGAACTGGGTCAAAGTGCTCATCGGCAAGTTTGCAGGCTGTCTTCTGGCCATGGCCGGCGGCCTGTCCCTCGGCCGGGAAGGGCCTTCGGTTCAGATGGGCGCCATGGCCGGCAAAGGTCTGGCTAAACTGTCCCACCGCGGCGAGAAGGCAGAACGCTATCTCATCACCTGCGGGGCCAGTGCGGGGCTTTCAGCCGCGTTCAACTGCCCACTCACCGGCGTGATGTTCGCCTTGGAGACATTTAGTACCACCTATTCCGTCAATTTGCTGTTTACGGCGATGGTTGCATCAGTGACTGCGGATTTTGTTTCGAAGATCTGCTTCGGCATGAGTCCGGTTTTCTCGGTGCCGCTGTTTAAATTCCTGCCGCTGACATCGGTGGGTTTTGTGATCTTGCTGGGAGTGTTCTGCGGCATTACAGGCAAATTTTTCAACTGGTCCATGCAGATGACCCGGAAATTTTATCAAAAGCTGCCGCTGCCCAATAATATGGAACCATTGATTCCGTTTTTGACCGCCGGCATTTTGGGATTTGTCCTGCCGGATGTGCTGGGCGACGGCGATGTGATTCTTTCGCAGCTGGTAAAAGGCCAGTTTACGCTGACGATGATCGCTTTGCTTCTGGCCGTCAAGTTCGGCTTTTCGATGCTGTGCTTTACATCCAAAACGCCAGGGGGTTCCCTTGCCCCGATGATGGTCCTCGGCGCTTTTGTCGGCGGCCTGTACGGGCATCTGGCAGTTGGAGCATTGGGACTTCGCGCGACGTATTTAAATAATTTTATCATTCTCGCGATGGCGGGATATTTTGCGGCGATCGTCCGCACACCGCTTACCGCCGTTGCGCTGGCCTGTGAGCTCACCGGGAGCTTCAGCCACTTATTCTATTTTGGCATTGTGGTCACGGTGGCCGAACTGGTATCCACATTGATGAAGACAGAACCGATGTATGAATCAGGATTAAACCAATTGATTCAGACTCGAAATATTACCCAATCAGAAATGACTTTAAAGGAGGCGTAA
- a CDS encoding GDSL-type esterase/lipase family protein: protein MKKIICYGDSNTYGYDPRNGGGDRYDEVHRWPEVMEAALNEKGGGVQVVNSGFPGRTLSTVLFPDYYGNGVDLFTTSMRGQAPFDWLFVMLGSNDCLRPDSVEQITARMAELIRKAKSASWWRANPQILLMAPPQIGKMTDQRSDDYLSGYCAALGENTLAGFFKKSKALRAAYRKLAEKERIPFFDAGEIVQGCSVDYIHLTEDSQRVLGQAMARYAQTVI, encoded by the coding sequence ATGAAGAAAATCATCTGCTATGGGGATTCCAACACTTACGGCTACGATCCGAGGAATGGCGGCGGAGACCGCTACGACGAAGTGCACAGATGGCCTGAAGTGATGGAAGCGGCCTTAAACGAAAAAGGCGGCGGAGTTCAGGTGGTCAACAGCGGTTTTCCGGGCCGGACGTTGTCCACGGTGCTTTTCCCGGATTATTACGGCAACGGTGTGGATCTTTTTACCACTTCGATGCGGGGGCAGGCACCCTTTGACTGGCTCTTTGTGATGCTGGGCAGCAACGACTGTTTGCGCCCGGACAGCGTTGAACAGATCACAGCAAGAATGGCTGAGCTGATCCGCAAAGCCAAAAGCGCATCGTGGTGGCGTGCAAATCCTCAAATTCTCTTAATGGCGCCGCCGCAGATCGGAAAGATGACCGATCAGCGGTCGGATGATTATTTAAGCGGCTACTGCGCAGCTTTAGGGGAGAACACGCTTGCAGGGTTTTTCAAAAAAAGCAAAGCGCTGCGGGCCGCCTACCGAAAACTGGCGGAAAAAGAGCGCATTCCTTTTTTCGACGCCGGAGAAATTGTTCAGGGGTGCTCAGTGGATTACATCCATCTGACCGAGGACAGCCAGCGCGTCCTGGGACAGGCGATGGCCCGATATGCACAAACCGTTATTTGA
- a CDS encoding HAD family hydrolase, which yields MKNLNQLIAMNSLTGAVFDVDGTLLDSMGIWRDAGARYLHTQQKTPEPHLGDILFNMNLEESSQYLKKHYGLKSSCSDIQSAILDDIADFYRNRVALKPGARHVLHLLWEKIPLVVASTGDKALIRAAFSRLDILDVFSAIVTAQDPEVHAGKDAPEIFLAAARAIASPPESTLVVEDNLTAVSTAKSAGFITLAVYDPANEKDWPLIRKKADAAVLSFQDPDICLTLK from the coding sequence ATGAAAAATTTAAATCAATTAATCGCAATGAACAGCCTCACTGGCGCCGTTTTCGACGTCGACGGCACCTTGCTGGATTCCATGGGAATCTGGCGAGACGCCGGCGCCAGATATCTGCACACCCAGCAAAAAACGCCTGAACCCCATTTAGGGGATATATTATTCAATATGAATTTGGAAGAAAGCAGCCAGTATTTAAAAAAACATTACGGGCTCAAATCTTCCTGTTCTGACATTCAAAGCGCCATCCTCGACGACATCGCCGATTTTTACCGAAATCGGGTGGCCCTTAAGCCTGGCGCCCGACACGTGCTTCATCTCCTCTGGGAAAAAATTCCCCTTGTGGTCGCCTCAACCGGGGACAAGGCGCTGATCCGCGCTGCTTTTTCAAGACTGGACATTCTCGATGTCTTTTCAGCGATCGTAACGGCCCAAGATCCAGAAGTTCATGCCGGAAAAGATGCGCCCGAAATTTTTCTGGCGGCTGCCCGCGCCATCGCCTCCCCGCCTGAGTCAACCCTAGTCGTCGAAGACAATCTCACCGCCGTGTCGACGGCCAAATCTGCAGGCTTTATCACCTTGGCAGTCTACGATCCTGCCAACGAAAAAGACTGGCCCCTGATTCGCAAAAAGGCAGATGCCGCGGTCTTGTCTTTTCAAGATCCTGACATCTGCCTGACACTCAAATAA
- a CDS encoding aldo/keto reductase translates to MLYQNFQNISLSSLGFGGMRLPVVDGDDGQIDEEKAKALIDSAIYEGINYFDTAWGYHKGQSEIFMGKALTAYPRDSYFLASKFPGYDTANFPKVQAIFEKQLEKCQTPYFDFYLFHNVNESNIDFYLNPKYGVRDYLVEQQRLGKIHHLGFSTHAELPTIRRFLEAYGDDMEFMQIQLNWIDWTFQQAKEKVALAKAYGLPVWVMEPLRGGKLADLSDDAMAQLEALRPGVSAAEWGFRFLQTVPGVQMILSGMSTIGQLGENCHIFAKSAPLNQEEWDTLQKIAKAMISKEEVPCTACHYCVEHCPQGLDIPKLIALYNEQHFTGGGFIVPTRLKTLGAGHLPCDCIGCRSCEKVCPQNIKIADVMKQFNAELLANDRAKI, encoded by the coding sequence ATGTTGTATCAAAATTTTCAAAACATTTCGTTGTCGAGTTTGGGCTTTGGCGGCATGAGACTGCCTGTCGTGGACGGTGATGACGGCCAGATAGACGAAGAAAAAGCCAAAGCGCTGATCGATTCGGCCATTTATGAGGGCATCAATTATTTCGATACGGCCTGGGGCTACCACAAGGGACAGTCTGAAATTTTTATGGGAAAGGCGTTGACGGCCTATCCCCGGGATTCTTATTTCCTGGCTTCCAAATTTCCGGGATACGATACCGCCAACTTTCCGAAAGTGCAGGCGATTTTTGAAAAACAGCTGGAAAAATGTCAGACGCCGTATTTTGATTTCTATTTGTTTCACAATGTGAACGAAAGCAATATTGATTTTTATTTGAACCCCAAATACGGCGTGAGAGACTACCTGGTGGAACAGCAGCGTCTGGGAAAAATTCATCATCTGGGTTTTTCAACTCACGCTGAGCTGCCGACGATCCGGCGGTTTCTGGAAGCCTACGGCGACGACATGGAATTCATGCAGATTCAGCTCAACTGGATCGACTGGACCTTTCAGCAAGCCAAGGAAAAAGTCGCGCTGGCGAAAGCATACGGCCTGCCGGTGTGGGTGATGGAACCGCTTCGCGGCGGTAAACTCGCGGATTTGTCGGACGACGCCATGGCACAGCTGGAGGCGCTGCGGCCGGGGGTTTCCGCAGCTGAATGGGGCTTCCGCTTTTTGCAGACCGTTCCCGGCGTTCAGATGATTTTGTCCGGCATGAGCACCATCGGCCAGCTGGGAGAAAACTGCCACATTTTTGCAAAATCGGCACCGCTGAATCAGGAAGAATGGGATACCCTCCAGAAAATTGCAAAGGCGATGATCTCCAAAGAAGAGGTGCCCTGTACGGCCTGCCATTACTGCGTGGAACACTGCCCCCAGGGACTTGACATTCCCAAACTCATCGCGCTGTACAACGAACAGCATTTCACAGGGGGCGGTTTTATCGTGCCGACCCGTCTGAAAACATTGGGTGCCGGTCATCTGCCCTGTGACTGCATCGGCTGCCGCAGCTGTGAAAAAGTGTGTCCGCAGAACATCAAAATTGCGGATGTCATGAAACAATTTAATGCAGAATTGCTTGCAAACGACAGAGCCAAAATTTGA
- a CDS encoding TVP38/TMEM64 family protein, whose translation MNHSFKSFMHKYWKNLVLLAALAIFVWMIYIAFGNAAKSFPMLIKLLQKGDEKQIAAYLQQQGRWRGYITIVLFSIIQVISIVFPGMAIQVAAGLIYRWWTAFILCYIGFVAGNCMVFIFARKIGKRFSERFALGRKISSYFQKKTSKSWIMGKINSANPEFVFGMACLIPGIPNGIIPYLASSTSISAVGFGAAVAASSWIQIILNCLAGSFLIRGQYFFVVLSFAAQIALILFMLWKKDWFLSKM comes from the coding sequence ATGAATCATTCATTCAAATCTTTTATGCATAAATACTGGAAAAATCTTGTATTGCTCGCAGCCTTAGCCATTTTTGTCTGGATGATTTATATCGCTTTTGGCAATGCCGCAAAATCATTTCCAATGCTCATCAAACTGCTCCAAAAGGGTGATGAAAAGCAGATTGCCGCTTACCTGCAGCAGCAGGGAAGATGGCGCGGATACATTACGATTGTCCTTTTCTCAATCATTCAGGTGATCAGTATTGTCTTTCCCGGCATGGCCATTCAGGTCGCCGCCGGATTGATTTACAGATGGTGGACGGCTTTTATACTCTGCTACATCGGATTTGTCGCCGGCAACTGCATGGTTTTTATTTTTGCCCGGAAAATCGGCAAACGCTTTTCAGAACGTTTTGCCCTTGGCCGGAAAATATCCAGTTACTTTCAGAAAAAAACGAGCAAAAGCTGGATCATGGGCAAAATCAATTCTGCCAACCCCGAATTTGTTTTCGGCATGGCCTGCCTGATTCCCGGTATTCCCAACGGCATCATTCCCTACCTCGCTTCATCGACAAGCATTTCGGCTGTAGGATTCGGTGCGGCGGTTGCAGCTTCGAGCTGGATCCAGATTATCTTAAACTGTCTCGCCGGCTCTTTCCTCATTCGGGGACAGTACTTTTTTGTCGTCTTGTCTTTTGCCGCACAGATCGCACTGATTTTGTTCATGCTCTGGAAAAAAGACTGGTTTTTATCAAAGATGTAA
- a CDS encoding cation:proton antiporter, whose protein sequence is MQGYKFLLDLALILLSTKLLGLLTRRVQMPQVVGALLAGLILGPAMLNVISDTQYIKDSAEIGVVVLMFTAGLETDVHELKRSGKASFVIALIGVIVPLIGGYFVAQYFNRPGLINSSLSAPRYLQNIFIGVILTATSVSITVETLKEIGKLNTRSGNAILGAAIIDDVLGIIALTIVTSMADTSVSLVTVLLKIALFFVFAAVAGYGFLKFYRWWTAKSEKGLRRHTIVAFVFCLLISYCAEKFFGVADITGAYIAGLVISMTPKREYVANRFSTLSYLYLSPIFFVSIGLEVKLPAMNSTIVMFSIILVLVAIVTKIIGCGVGALVCHYRKYQSLRIGVGMISRGEVALVVASKGQALGLISKEIIGPVILVVIITTIVTPIMLKSVFARTMKYTPQGVAAYKRRLAAAQGGAPVDEDQTYEKNAFATTYENVDSMQDSGNGPKEPKDGNQK, encoded by the coding sequence ATGCAAGGGTATAAGTTTCTTTTGGATTTGGCATTGATTCTCCTGTCGACCAAATTATTAGGGCTTTTGACGAGACGGGTGCAGATGCCGCAGGTTGTGGGGGCTCTTCTCGCAGGGCTCATTCTCGGACCGGCGATGCTGAATGTGATTTCAGACACGCAGTACATCAAGGATTCGGCAGAAATCGGCGTTGTCGTCCTGATGTTTACCGCAGGACTTGAAACCGACGTTCACGAACTCAAGCGGAGCGGCAAGGCGTCCTTCGTTATCGCGCTTATCGGCGTTATCGTTCCGCTCATCGGCGGGTATTTTGTCGCCCAGTATTTCAACCGGCCGGGACTGATCAATTCCAGTCTCTCGGCACCTCGGTATCTGCAGAATATCTTCATCGGGGTCATTCTGACGGCGACTTCTGTTTCAATCACCGTTGAAACCCTGAAGGAAATCGGGAAACTGAACACCCGGTCCGGGAATGCCATCCTTGGCGCGGCCATCATCGACGATGTCCTCGGGATCATTGCTCTGACCATTGTCACGTCGATGGCTGACACCTCGGTGTCCCTCGTGACAGTGCTTTTGAAGATCGCGCTCTTCTTTGTCTTTGCTGCGGTCGCCGGCTACGGCTTTTTGAAGTTTTACCGCTGGTGGACGGCAAAATCAGAAAAGGGCCTGCGGCGCCACACCATTGTCGCCTTTGTATTCTGCCTGCTGATCTCGTACTGCGCTGAAAAGTTCTTCGGCGTTGCCGATATCACCGGGGCCTACATCGCAGGGCTCGTGATCTCCATGACGCCGAAGCGGGAATATGTGGCCAATCGCTTCAGTACGCTGTCTTATCTCTATTTGTCGCCGATTTTCTTTGTCAGCATCGGGCTGGAAGTTAAACTGCCGGCGATGAATTCGACCATTGTGATGTTTTCAATTATCCTGGTGCTCGTCGCCATTGTCACGAAGATCATCGGCTGTGGAGTCGGTGCCCTGGTCTGCCATTACAGAAAATATCAGAGCCTTCGTATCGGCGTCGGGATGATTTCCCGAGGCGAAGTGGCTTTGGTTGTGGCCAGCAAAGGCCAGGCCTTGGGACTGATTTCCAAGGAAATCATCGGGCCGGTGATACTGGTCGTCATCATCACGACGATCGTCACGCCGATCATGCTGAAGTCTGTTTTTGCCCGGACGATGAAATACACGCCCCAGGGGGTTGCGGCGTACAAGAGACGTCTGGCTGCCGCTCAGGGCGGCGCGCCTGTAGACGAAGACCAGACTTACGAAAAGAATGCCTTTGCGACGACTTATGAAAATGTCGACAGCATGCAGGACAGCGGCAACGGACCGAAAGAACCAAAAGACGGGAATCAAAAATAA
- a CDS encoding HAD-IC family P-type ATPase, whose protein sequence is MTGLSSKQALELKQKGQGNNQVSKSAKTVKDIVKENTLTYFNLIFAVLAVLLVLAQAWNGLTFLPVIIANTLIGIIQEIQAKKVLDHLTIMNTPVAKAYRDGRVKKIAIEDLVLGDVIVLEGGVQIPADAEVVSGEIAVNEALLTGEADEITKQPGDELMSGAFVVSGKCTARLVRVGEKAYINQLTLKAKAVESDDRSEMVRAIDGIVKLAGIVIIPIGILLLYQSVGVAHRSFVKAVPSMVAAVIGMIPEGLYLLLSVTLAVSAMRLAKKQVMLHDMKSIESLARVDVVCVDKTGTITDNAMLVADVVPVQKMNRSEMERAGALVSRYLGAQNDENATSVAMTDYFGKNQKGANAVEVLPFSSRYKYSAVQFREGVFVLGAPEIVLKQRFRLYEQEVNHYAQKGYRVIVFAKLEGASAIPKENLGQQDVNPVFFILLTNPIRKNAPKTFQYFENQGVTVKVISGDNPVTVSEVARKANISGAEDYVNAQDLKTQEDIDEAVKKTTVFGRVTPEQKRQIVHALQAQGHTVAMTGDGVNDILAMKDSDCSIAMASGSDAAVQAAQVALLDSDFSHMPQIVSEGRRVINNIERSATLFLVKNIFSFLLSIFTIVSIMDYPLTPSQISLISMFNIGIPAFFLAMEPNNRRIEGHFIQRVMLRAMPAALTDFFMIAALVVFGKTFGVGGQDISVAATFLLAIVGFMILYNISSPLNVFRGIVIAGCIAGLVVLAVTMNQLFDIQFISVKCVMLFVLFAVATVPCMRILTKLFVSIDRAAARRREEMQQSA, encoded by the coding sequence GTGACTGGATTATCGTCCAAGCAGGCATTGGAACTGAAGCAAAAAGGCCAGGGAAACAACCAGGTTTCAAAATCGGCCAAAACGGTGAAAGACATTGTCAAAGAAAATACACTGACTTATTTTAACTTGATTTTTGCTGTTCTGGCAGTGCTTCTGGTACTTGCGCAGGCGTGGAACGGCCTGACGTTTCTGCCTGTGATCATTGCCAATACGCTGATCGGGATTATTCAGGAAATCCAGGCCAAAAAAGTATTGGATCATCTGACGATCATGAATACACCGGTGGCGAAAGCTTACCGGGACGGCAGGGTGAAAAAAATTGCTATTGAAGATCTCGTCCTCGGAGACGTCATTGTCTTAGAAGGGGGCGTTCAGATTCCAGCGGACGCCGAAGTGGTGTCCGGCGAAATAGCCGTTAACGAGGCGCTGTTAACCGGAGAAGCTGATGAAATCACCAAACAGCCGGGAGACGAACTGATGTCTGGCGCCTTCGTGGTGTCGGGAAAATGCACGGCCCGTCTCGTTCGCGTCGGCGAAAAAGCGTATATCAATCAGCTGACTTTAAAGGCGAAGGCCGTCGAATCCGACGACCGTTCGGAAATGGTGCGGGCCATTGACGGCATTGTCAAACTGGCGGGCATTGTGATCATTCCCATTGGCATTCTGCTGCTGTATCAGAGCGTCGGCGTGGCGCACCGCAGTTTTGTGAAAGCCGTGCCATCGATGGTGGCAGCGGTGATCGGCATGATCCCCGAAGGACTGTACCTGCTTTTATCGGTGACCCTTGCCGTTTCGGCGATGCGGCTCGCTAAAAAACAAGTGATGCTCCACGACATGAAGAGCATTGAATCCCTGGCGCGGGTCGATGTGGTCTGTGTCGATAAAACCGGGACGATTACAGACAACGCCATGCTCGTCGCCGATGTCGTGCCGGTTCAGAAAATGAACCGTTCGGAAATGGAACGCGCCGGTGCGCTGGTCAGCCGTTATCTCGGCGCCCAAAACGATGAAAACGCGACATCGGTTGCGATGACCGATTACTTCGGCAAAAATCAAAAGGGCGCCAATGCCGTTGAGGTGCTGCCCTTTTCGTCGCGCTACAAATATTCAGCGGTGCAGTTCAGGGAAGGGGTGTTTGTGCTGGGGGCGCCCGAAATCGTCTTAAAACAGCGCTTTCGCCTTTATGAACAAGAAGTGAATCATTACGCCCAGAAAGGGTACCGGGTCATCGTTTTTGCAAAACTCGAAGGGGCGTCGGCAATTCCCAAAGAAAATCTGGGACAGCAGGATGTCAATCCGGTTTTCTTTATTCTGTTAACCAATCCGATTCGGAAAAATGCGCCGAAAACCTTTCAGTATTTTGAAAATCAGGGGGTGACGGTCAAAGTCATTTCCGGGGACAATCCGGTGACGGTCTCTGAAGTGGCCAGAAAAGCCAATATTTCAGGCGCTGAAGACTATGTCAACGCCCAGGACTTGAAAACCCAGGAGGATATTGACGAGGCGGTCAAGAAAACGACAGTGTTCGGGCGCGTCACGCCGGAACAGAAGCGACAGATCGTTCATGCGCTGCAGGCCCAGGGCCATACCGTGGCCATGACTGGCGACGGCGTCAACGATATTCTGGCGATGAAAGATTCAGACTGTTCCATCGCCATGGCCTCGGGTTCAGACGCGGCAGTTCAGGCCGCTCAGGTGGCGCTTTTGGATTCAGATTTTTCCCACATGCCTCAGATCGTCTCCGAAGGCAGGCGGGTGATCAACAACATCGAACGGTCGGCGACCCTGTTTTTGGTCAAGAACATCTTTTCATTTTTGCTGTCGATTTTCACCATCGTCAGCATCATGGATTATCCCCTGACCCCTTCGCAGATTTCGCTCATTTCGATGTTTAATATCGGTATCCCGGCGTTTTTCCTGGCGATGGAACCCAACAACCGGCGCATCGAAGGGCATTTTATCCAGCGGGTGATGCTCAGGGCCATGCCGGCGGCTTTGACAGATTTCTTTATGATTGCAGCGCTGGTCGTCTTTGGCAAAACCTTCGGCGTCGGCGGGCAGGATATCTCGGTTGCCGCGACATTTCTTCTGGCCATCGTCGGCTTCATGATCCTGTACAATATCTCAAGTCCGCTCAACGTGTTCCGGGGCATTGTCATCGCAGGATGCATCGCAGGGCTTGTGGTTCTGGCTGTGACCATGAATCAGTTGTTTGATATTCAGTTTATTTCAGTAAAATGTGTCATGCTCTTTGTGCTTTTTGCAGTGGCGACGGTCCCGTGTATGCGGATTTTGACGAAACTGTTTGTATCGATCGACCGCGCAGCCGCAAGACGCCGCGAAGAGATGCAGCAATCAGCGTAG
- a CDS encoding type I 3-dehydroquinate dehydratase translates to MKSLSQSFNLEPQTFALCVPIGPQTQDALPALLDQAAAAKPDLIEWRRDALGLLPDKAQGACLDLMAEKHIPILYTFRDFSEGGACSEADSDFREKAILQAIDHPAVAYVDIEASQSEKMIKTVRKAVRRQDKQLILSYHNFKKALKPKAFKQKLYDIAEKNPDVIKIAMQAESKDDILQSSYGILRFIKKSHWQKPIIFIMMGTCGRLLRIAPEYFGGSLTYAALSESAATAPGQLSPDQIRRFRKELYL, encoded by the coding sequence ATGAAATCTTTAAGTCAATCTTTTAATTTAGAGCCGCAAACTTTTGCTCTCTGTGTTCCCATCGGCCCTCAGACACAAGACGCGCTGCCTGCGCTTTTAGATCAGGCAGCAGCCGCGAAGCCGGATCTCATTGAATGGCGGCGCGACGCTTTGGGCTTACTGCCAGACAAGGCCCAGGGTGCCTGTCTCGATTTAATGGCTGAAAAACACATTCCGATCCTGTACACATTCCGCGATTTTTCAGAAGGCGGGGCCTGCTCAGAAGCGGACAGTGACTTCCGTGAAAAGGCCATTCTGCAGGCCATCGATCACCCTGCCGTCGCCTACGTCGACATTGAAGCCAGTCAGTCTGAAAAAATGATCAAGACGGTTCGAAAGGCCGTCCGCCGTCAGGATAAACAGCTCATTTTATCTTATCACAATTTCAAAAAAGCACTGAAACCAAAGGCTTTTAAGCAAAAGCTCTACGACATTGCAGAAAAAAATCCCGATGTCATCAAAATTGCCATGCAGGCTGAAAGCAAAGATGATATCCTGCAGTCGAGCTACGGGATTTTGCGTTTTATCAAAAAAAGCCACTGGCAGAAACCCATTATTTTCATCATGATGGGCACTTGCGGCCGGCTCCTGCGCATCGCGCCGGAATATTTTGGCGGAAGCTTAACCTATGCCGCCCTTTCAGAATCCGCTGCGACAGCGCCGGGCCAGCTTTCTCCAGATCAGATCCGCCGTTTCAGAAAAGAATTATACCTTTAA